One window of Flavobacterium dauae genomic DNA carries:
- a CDS encoding RNA polymerase sigma factor: MLGHKVNYTDEELVKLIVDTKDSYYFSILYDRYAKFVYNKCYSFVNSEAEAQDLTHDIFIKIYVSLNTFKGKSKLSTWIYSVVHHFCINYINKKKSQKIVFYEVSDDVNADTENLDLIDDIDDEDLFEISYNNLQEILQKLSDNDRIILLMKYQDDLTIKEISELLGLKESAIKMRLLRAKKRVMELHKQ, from the coding sequence TTGTTAGGGCATAAGGTAAATTATACTGATGAAGAATTGGTAAAATTGATTGTTGATACTAAAGATTCGTATTATTTTTCCATATTGTATGACAGGTATGCGAAATTTGTTTATAATAAGTGTTATAGTTTTGTAAATTCAGAAGCCGAAGCACAAGATTTAACACACGATATCTTTATTAAAATCTACGTTAGTTTAAACACTTTTAAAGGCAAATCCAAGTTATCAACCTGGATTTATTCTGTAGTTCATCATTTTTGTATTAATTATATTAATAAGAAAAAATCACAAAAAATTGTTTTTTACGAAGTTTCTGATGATGTAAATGCTGATACGGAAAATCTTGATCTTATAGACGACATTGACGATGAAGATTTATTTGAAATAAGCTATAATAATCTTCAGGAAATTCTTCAAAAATTATCCGACAACGACCGTATAATCCTTTTAATGAAATATCAGGATGATTTGACAATTAAAGAGATTTCAGAACTCTTAGGATTAAAAGAAAGTGCAATTAAAATGCGTTTACTTCGGGCAAAGAAACGCGTTATGGAACTTCATAAGCAATAA
- a CDS encoding WxL protein host-binding domain-containing protein, protein MCVKKIFFFISVFFACNCAFASIVITNGLTHTHNVKEGTVYKGIITIENTAETSQNVKLYQKDYSYKADGTSYYNDPGSNERSNLQWIKLNTNLLKLEAKGKVDVAYEIVVPTNIDAGSYWSVIMVEPVDEIKPSNDKPGVQIKSVIRYSIQIITTNDQPAEALLTFDAINLTKQDGKRVLQLDIANNGQLYHTVEASIEIFDNKTGSNKGTYLSSKLSLLPNNSKRFTIDLSTVAPGKYSAAILAATHDEQIFGINIELDIPNE, encoded by the coding sequence ATGTGTGTAAAAAAAATATTCTTTTTTATAAGTGTTTTCTTTGCTTGTAACTGTGCTTTTGCCAGTATTGTAATTACCAATGGTTTAACGCATACCCATAACGTAAAAGAAGGTACGGTTTATAAAGGTATTATTACGATTGAAAATACAGCTGAAACCTCGCAAAATGTAAAATTATACCAAAAAGATTACAGTTATAAAGCAGACGGCACATCGTATTACAACGACCCGGGGTCAAACGAACGCAGCAACTTGCAATGGATAAAACTAAATACCAATTTATTAAAATTAGAAGCTAAAGGTAAGGTTGATGTTGCGTATGAAATTGTAGTACCCACAAATATAGACGCCGGTAGTTATTGGAGTGTGATTATGGTTGAACCTGTTGATGAAATTAAACCGAGTAATGACAAACCGGGCGTGCAGATTAAATCGGTTATTCGTTATTCTATACAAATTATTACCACAAATGATCAGCCTGCCGAAGCGTTGCTTACATTTGATGCCATAAACCTTACCAAACAAGACGGTAAACGAGTATTACAATTAGATATTGCCAATAACGGACAATTGTATCATACGGTAGAAGCATCTATTGAAATTTTTGACAATAAAACCGGAAGTAATAAAGGTACTTATTTAAGTAGCAAATTAAGTTTACTGCCCAACAATTCAAAACGTTTTACAATTGATCTTAGCACTGTTGCACCAGGAAAATACAGCGCTGCCATTCTTGCCGCCACTCATGACGAGCAAATTTTTGGCATCAATATAGAATTAGATATTCCTAATGAATAA
- a CDS encoding transposase: MKYLKVIHIGDFIKKRYQELGSPVDRICTFFNCPKEEIEQTFLKEMIDTDKLLKWSKLLEYDFFRLYSHHLLLYAPVASNNVNKQHQTSLPEFRKNIYTKEIIDYVLMLIKSQEKTPEEIIKDYRIPKTTLYRWINKNKSEK, encoded by the coding sequence ATGAAGTATCTGAAAGTAATACATATCGGTGACTTTATAAAGAAAAGGTATCAGGAATTAGGTAGCCCGGTAGATAGGATCTGTACTTTTTTTAATTGCCCGAAAGAAGAAATCGAGCAAACTTTTCTAAAAGAAATGATTGATACTGACAAATTACTTAAATGGAGTAAATTATTAGAATATGATTTTTTTCGCTTGTACTCCCACCATCTTTTGCTATATGCACCCGTTGCATCTAATAATGTTAATAAACAGCATCAAACATCATTACCTGAATTTAGGAAAAATATTTATACAAAAGAAATTATAGATTATGTATTAATGCTGATTAAAAGCCAGGAAAAAACACCTGAGGAGATCATTAAAGATTATCGCATTCCTAAAACAACATTATACAGATGGATCAATAAAAATAAATCGGAAAAATGA
- a CDS encoding COG1470 family protein: protein MHYRFVLFFFIFPLFLYAQELSVEFVNQKELLNPGKVHSLVFKISNPYPYEVTATPEIKLPDEWLLSSVLSDIHLTANDSKIYLISVHIPSFSSKGAHNLHFTLNNKTQNQTTNYNFVLTVNQIQKVTINTISSTNYVKAGDTIRSVFSIKNEGNNIEEIILETSTGAFIKDADTLQIPAGKSAEIKVYQPTNLKQPRPSQNLIKLTAFIKNDSLQSVYAYHRTDVVPVFQENEDVYLRFPVKVSATYIARERANNFQDAFQGEIYGKGTLDEQQTKQLEFRAVGPDRFGLTAFSQYEEYFINYGSKNFFIHLGDKVYSSSYLTEFARYGRGFEVRKNFNKLEIGGFYNNPRFFKDIKDEVNAYAKINFNSKNNLRYGYLLKRTNEGNQNHLQYLSGETTLLKKIELQGEYALSTNDNFNGNAWQLQAQATLTKLNASASYINTSPHFTGYFTNSRFFTSHINYRISSKFSVHGNYQKDARNFQRDTLYSAAPYRERLQLGLSYNYLKKGTVSLFSGIQEYEDRMNVKQFFYKEKFARIDLNQEIGSFGINLQTYFAQTTNFLINNTGNSSVYTANFNYNKKGTTVNLYGSYSQVNRYQTTNQNLFLYGGRINSFLSNKFNVSAFYQNTYYIEDYYTDRNLFELSLNYKISPKQEINVISRYALAQQQLEDKDFSLSVKYTLHINAPVKKIKEYGTLHGTITNLGTTNTKGIKLYLGQQTAIVDEYGNFMFKNIKPGTYFLEIAQGDLNLKDITNSNFPAKITIAEGENYFNFGITQAANILGRIVVENKSTFTEKESIIVEVSSENEVYRKICDISQPFDFTYLRPGKWQLKVYRNGLNKLYKINNDTFDITLTPAENKEVLIEISKQQREVKYLQEPVKVSYNVSKKIKK, encoded by the coding sequence ATGCACTATAGGTTTGTATTATTCTTTTTTATTTTTCCCTTATTTTTATACGCCCAAGAACTCTCGGTTGAATTTGTAAATCAAAAAGAGCTTCTTAATCCGGGTAAGGTACATTCTTTGGTATTTAAAATCAGCAATCCGTATCCTTACGAAGTGACAGCAACTCCGGAAATAAAACTTCCTGACGAATGGCTTTTGTCATCTGTACTTTCGGATATTCATTTAACAGCTAATGATTCAAAAATATATCTAATTTCAGTTCACATACCTTCTTTTTCTTCAAAAGGAGCACACAACTTGCATTTTACGCTTAACAACAAAACACAAAATCAAACCACAAATTACAATTTTGTTTTAACGGTAAACCAAATACAAAAAGTAACTATAAATACTATCTCTTCAACAAATTATGTGAAAGCAGGCGATACCATTCGCAGTGTTTTTAGTATAAAAAACGAAGGAAACAACATAGAAGAAATTATATTGGAAACCTCTACAGGTGCTTTTATTAAGGATGCAGATACGTTGCAAATTCCTGCCGGAAAATCAGCAGAAATTAAGGTTTATCAGCCTACAAATCTTAAACAGCCTCGCCCTTCGCAAAACCTTATAAAACTTACCGCTTTTATAAAAAACGATTCGTTACAAAGCGTTTATGCCTATCACAGAACAGATGTTGTTCCTGTTTTTCAGGAAAATGAAGACGTGTATTTGCGTTTTCCCGTAAAAGTTTCGGCAACGTATATTGCAAGAGAACGAGCAAACAATTTTCAGGATGCCTTTCAAGGAGAGATTTACGGCAAAGGAACTTTAGATGAACAACAAACCAAACAACTCGAATTTCGTGCGGTTGGCCCAGACAGGTTTGGACTGACTGCTTTTTCGCAATACGAAGAGTATTTTATCAACTATGGTTCAAAAAACTTTTTTATTCATCTGGGCGATAAAGTTTACTCGTCTTCCTATTTAACCGAATTTGCCCGTTACGGACGAGGTTTTGAGGTTCGTAAAAACTTCAATAAATTAGAAATAGGCGGATTTTACAACAATCCTCGTTTTTTTAAAGATATTAAAGATGAAGTTAATGCGTATGCAAAAATAAATTTCAATTCAAAAAACAACCTACGTTACGGCTATTTGTTAAAACGAACTAATGAAGGAAATCAAAATCATTTACAATACCTTTCGGGAGAAACCACACTATTAAAAAAAATAGAGCTTCAGGGCGAATATGCTTTAAGTACAAACGATAATTTTAACGGAAATGCCTGGCAATTACAAGCACAGGCAACTTTAACAAAGTTAAATGCAAGTGCAAGTTACATTAATACTTCGCCCCATTTTACAGGATATTTTACCAACTCTCGGTTTTTCACATCGCATATCAATTACCGTATTTCATCAAAATTTTCTGTTCACGGAAATTATCAAAAAGACGCTCGTAATTTTCAACGCGATACACTTTACAGTGCTGCTCCATATAGAGAACGTTTACAATTAGGATTAAGTTACAACTACTTAAAAAAAGGAACCGTTTCTTTGTTTAGCGGTATTCAAGAGTATGAAGATCGTATGAACGTAAAACAGTTTTTTTATAAAGAAAAATTTGCCCGTATTGATCTTAATCAAGAAATAGGTTCTTTTGGTATTAATTTGCAAACATATTTTGCCCAAACAACTAATTTTTTAATAAACAACACGGGGAATTCATCTGTGTACACCGCTAATTTTAACTATAACAAAAAAGGCACAACCGTTAATTTATATGGCAGTTATTCGCAGGTAAACAGGTATCAAACAACAAATCAAAATTTGTTTCTTTACGGTGGGCGTATCAACAGTTTTTTATCAAATAAATTTAATGTATCAGCTTTTTATCAAAACACTTATTACATTGAAGATTATTACACAGATCGAAATCTTTTTGAACTTTCATTGAATTACAAAATTTCGCCTAAACAGGAAATTAATGTCATTTCAAGATACGCTTTAGCACAACAGCAACTAGAAGACAAAGATTTTTCGCTCTCGGTAAAATACACCTTGCATATCAATGCACCTGTTAAAAAAATAAAAGAATATGGTACACTTCATGGAACCATTACTAATTTAGGTACCACAAATACAAAAGGTATAAAATTATATTTGGGACAACAAACAGCAATTGTTGACGAATACGGAAATTTTATGTTTAAAAATATAAAACCCGGCACTTATTTTTTAGAAATAGCTCAAGGAGATTTAAATTTAAAAGACATTACCAACAGTAACTTTCCTGCTAAAATAACAATTGCCGAAGGCGAAAATTATTTTAATTTTGGTATTACCCAAGCCGCTAATATTTTAGGACGAATTGTTGTTGAAAATAAAAGTACTTTTACCGAAAAAGAAAGCATTATTGTAGAAGTTTCGTCAGAAAATGAAGTTTACAGAAAAATATGCGATATAAGCCAACCTTTTGATTTTACCTATTTAAGACCCGGCAAGTGGCAATTAAAAGTATATAGAAACGGTTTAAACAAACTGTATAAAATAAATAATGATACATTTGATATTACATTGACTCCCGCAGAAAATAAAGAGGTTTTAATAGAAATATCAAAACAGCAAAGAGAAGTAAAATATTTACAAGAGCCAGTAAAAGTAAGTTATAACGTTTCTAAAAAAATAAAAAAATGA
- a CDS encoding helix-turn-helix domain-containing protein, whose amino-acid sequence MNAQPNYQKLYKEITERFHKEKNNLVTMYLEKEEWTSLDVITVNDLLFNRKRNEELEFNAKCKSYDELSISKILNYQKQYRLNNTQLANHFKLSRNTVAGWKKKYSV is encoded by the coding sequence ATGAATGCACAACCTAATTATCAGAAGCTTTATAAAGAAATCACCGAGCGTTTTCATAAAGAAAAAAACAATCTGGTTACAATGTATTTAGAAAAAGAAGAATGGACTTCTTTAGACGTAATCACAGTCAATGACCTATTGTTTAATAGAAAAAGAAATGAAGAATTAGAATTTAATGCGAAATGTAAATCGTATGACGAATTATCTATAAGCAAGATATTAAATTATCAAAAACAATATAGGCTTAACAATACGCAACTGGCAAACCATTTTAAGTTAAGCCGAAATACTGTTGCAGGTTGGAAAAAGAAATATTCGGTATAA
- a CDS encoding mechanosensitive ion channel family protein: MNDFYDTYLGTSSVVLDSWFNGIKAMLYDFFMLILYVLVCWIIYKITINIAQRLLKAAKINQLNVLYEKIEVLKKLNLKIDFQKLFLAIIKLFLILIFVVIGADIFSFPGVTRVVNDIIDYLPKLISAIGIILLGFYLANKVKQWLSNILNLLGNNSGSVVISNVLVFGIILFFSLMGLNQAGIDTSLITNNISIILGVTFAAIALSFGLGSKDIVREILYSYYLRKNIQIGDKIRINDEKVEGTLIAIDNINVKILTANGNVILYPIKKFVVLKIEILNQ; this comes from the coding sequence ATGAATGATTTTTATGATACATATTTAGGCACATCCTCTGTTGTTTTAGACAGTTGGTTTAACGGTATAAAGGCAATGCTGTACGATTTTTTTATGCTGATATTGTATGTGCTTGTTTGCTGGATTATTTATAAGATTACAATAAATATAGCCCAACGGTTGTTAAAAGCGGCAAAGATTAACCAGCTAAATGTATTGTATGAAAAAATAGAAGTACTTAAAAAATTAAACCTGAAAATCGATTTTCAAAAACTGTTTCTTGCTATTATAAAGCTTTTTTTAATTTTGATTTTTGTGGTAATTGGTGCAGATATATTTAGTTTTCCAGGTGTAACCCGGGTGGTAAACGATATTATTGACTACCTGCCAAAATTAATCAGTGCCATTGGTATCATTCTGCTTGGTTTTTATTTGGCAAATAAAGTTAAACAATGGTTGAGTAATATACTGAATTTATTAGGAAACAATAGCGGATCGGTAGTAATATCCAACGTATTGGTTTTTGGTATTATTTTATTTTTCTCTTTAATGGGATTAAACCAGGCAGGAATAGACACTTCGTTGATAACAAATAATATAAGTATAATTTTGGGTGTTACTTTTGCTGCTATTGCACTTTCTTTCGGGTTAGGGTCAAAAGATATTGTTAGAGAAATCCTGTACAGTTATTATTTGCGAAAAAACATTCAAATAGGCGATAAAATTAGAATCAATGATGAAAAGGTTGAAGGAACGTTAATTGCGATTGATAACATTAATGTGAAAATTCTCACAGCAAACGGCAATGTTATATTATACCCCATAAAAAAGTTTGTTGTTCTTAAAATTGAGATATTGAATCAATAA
- a CDS encoding tyrosine-type recombinase/integrase gives MFRVFEGYSKKYFNVSDINIHFVNEFMLFGKMEQYSPSTLRRTINFIKTILNFIERRGIRTAVYEIALPKEIKDENSVTLSIEELNKIKNTVVDNYVQTAKQWLLISCYTVQRISDFMNFSQSQITSIEGNKCLTFQQKTGKKITLPLHKEVLDILKAIDGFPKKMNFQEYNKKIKNIVKQAGICEKILISKRKGFRKTTAQFFKYETVSSHIGRRSFATNFYGKIPTPLLMEATGHSSEKMFLKYIHIADKQKILLLNQYFNELVV, from the coding sequence ATGTTCCGCGTATTTGAAGGATACAGCAAAAAATATTTTAACGTATCTGATATAAACATACATTTTGTAAATGAATTTATGTTATTTGGCAAAATGGAACAATATAGCCCTAGTACATTGAGAAGAACCATAAATTTTATAAAAACCATATTGAATTTTATAGAACGCAGAGGCATACGAACGGCTGTATATGAAATTGCTTTACCAAAAGAAATAAAAGATGAAAACAGCGTAACCTTATCTATAGAAGAGCTAAACAAAATTAAGAATACTGTTGTTGATAATTACGTACAAACCGCTAAACAATGGTTGCTTATAAGTTGTTATACCGTGCAAAGAATTTCAGATTTTATGAATTTTTCGCAAAGTCAGATTACAAGTATTGAAGGAAATAAATGCCTTACTTTTCAACAAAAGACAGGAAAGAAAATAACCCTACCCTTACATAAAGAAGTTTTAGATATTTTAAAAGCAATTGACGGTTTTCCTAAAAAGATGAATTTTCAGGAGTATAATAAAAAAATCAAAAACATTGTAAAACAAGCCGGAATTTGTGAAAAAATTCTTATTTCAAAAAGAAAAGGGTTTAGAAAAACAACCGCACAATTCTTTAAATACGAAACCGTTAGCAGCCATATAGGCAGACGGAGCTTTGCTACAAATTTTTATGGAAAAATCCCTACCCCACTGCTTATGGAAGCAACAGGGCACAGTTCTGAAAAAATGTTTCTAAAATATATTCATATTGCAGACAAGCAAAAAATACTGCTTCTTAATCAATATTTTAATGAATTAGTAGTATAA